One stretch of Siphonobacter curvatus DNA includes these proteins:
- a CDS encoding type 1 glutamine amidotransferase domain-containing protein codes for MEQKLQGKKVAILVTDGFEQVELTEPQQALIDAGAETKIISPKDKEVKGWDHTDWGDTFNVDVPLSQANPEDYDALLLPGGVMNPDSLRMETDAVAFVEHFFESGKPVAAICHAPIMLIEADVVEGRKLTSYPSLKTDLINAGAEWVDEEVVTDNGLVTSRKPDDIPAFNAKMIEEIAEGQHAPA; via the coding sequence ATGGAACAGAAACTGCAAGGTAAGAAAGTAGCAATCCTGGTAACGGATGGCTTCGAGCAAGTAGAGTTAACGGAACCCCAACAAGCATTGATTGATGCCGGGGCTGAAACCAAAATAATCTCTCCGAAAGACAAAGAAGTAAAAGGATGGGATCACACGGATTGGGGCGATACGTTCAACGTAGATGTACCGCTGTCACAAGCTAATCCCGAGGATTACGACGCCCTATTATTACCCGGTGGTGTGATGAATCCTGACTCACTGCGGATGGAAACAGACGCAGTCGCATTTGTCGAACACTTCTTTGAAAGTGGTAAGCCCGTGGCCGCTATTTGTCACGCTCCGATCATGCTGATTGAAGCAGACGTAGTAGAAGGCCGTAAACTGACCTCCTATCCCTCACTGAAAACGGATTTAATCAATGCCGGTGCTGAATGGGTAGATGAAGAAGTGGTTACCGACAACGGTTTGGTAACCAGCCGTAAACCCGATGACATTCCTGCCTTCAACGCAAAAATGATTGAAGAAATCGCGGAAGGTCAACACGCACCAGCGTAA
- the mog gene encoding molybdopterin adenylyltransferase: MKPIKIGIINVSDRASAGIYEDIPGKAILSTLTEYLVNDWEPVYRVIPDEQELISQTLIELADQEGCCLVVTSGGTGPAPRDVTPEATEAVCQKMMPGFGELMRKVSLEYVPTAILSRQTAGIRGACLIVNLPGKPSAIRQCLDAVFPAIPYCIDLIDGPFLQTNEAVIKAFRPKSA, from the coding sequence ATGAAGCCGATTAAAATAGGAATCATCAATGTTTCGGACCGGGCCAGTGCGGGTATTTACGAAGACATTCCGGGGAAAGCTATTCTCTCGACGCTGACGGAGTATCTGGTTAATGACTGGGAACCCGTGTATCGGGTCATTCCCGATGAACAGGAGCTCATTTCCCAGACGCTTATTGAATTGGCCGATCAGGAGGGCTGCTGTCTGGTGGTTACCTCGGGGGGTACGGGTCCCGCTCCCCGCGACGTAACGCCGGAAGCTACCGAAGCCGTCTGTCAGAAAATGATGCCCGGTTTTGGGGAACTGATGCGGAAAGTGAGTCTGGAATACGTACCGACGGCCATCCTTTCCCGACAAACGGCGGGTATTCGTGGGGCGTGTCTGATCGTTAATTTGCCCGGCAAGCCCTCGGCTATTCGGCAATGTCTAGATGCGGTGTTTCCCGCTATTCCGTATTGCATTGATTTGATCGACGGTCCGTTTCTACAAACGAATGAAGCGGTGATTAAAGCCTTTCGTCCGAAATCGGCTTAA
- the metG gene encoding methionine--tRNA ligase: protein MSEKKFNRTTVTAALIYANGPIHIGHLAGCYVPADVYVRYLRAKGKEVAFISGTDEHGVPITIRAQKEGITPQEVVDKYYTQISKSFADFGINFDIYSRTSKPVHHEMSQDIFLQLYNQGKFVEEVTEQYYDEKAGQFLADRYIVGTCPVCGNENAYGDQCERCGSTLSPRELINPRSMLSGETPILKATKNWNLPLDAMQPELEAYVASHPEWKTNVAGQVRSWLNEGLKPRAMTRDLDWGIKVPLPDAEGKVMYVWFDAPIGYITFTKELKRDDWEKWWKADDTRLVHFIGKDNIVFHCLIFPAMLMADGRFIPGADNVPANEFMNLEGDKISTSRNWAVWLHEYLEDMPGKQDVLRYVLIANAPETKDSEFTWKDYQTRNNSELVGILGNFVNRALVLTEKNFGPAVPARGELTEVDQKMLDDLAQYPARIADSLENFRLREGLSLFMEVARLGNQYLAATEPWKVLKENPDRAATILNLGLQLTATLAILAEPFLPFTAEKLRNTLHFAEADWSKAGHLNLLPEGHVIENTGLLFEKIEDSVIEAQVQKLLNTKKMNELASKTPAPAKESVTYDDFAKLDIRVATITAAEAVPKSKKLLKLTLDTGLDTRTVVSGIAEHFSPEAIVGQQVSLLVNLAPRKMMGIESQGMILMAEDRDGKLQFIRPGEPVWNGGTIS, encoded by the coding sequence ATGTCTGAGAAGAAATTTAATCGAACCACCGTCACCGCGGCTCTCATCTACGCCAATGGTCCCATTCACATCGGGCACCTGGCGGGATGCTACGTACCAGCTGACGTATATGTACGCTACCTGCGAGCCAAAGGCAAGGAGGTAGCCTTTATTTCGGGTACCGACGAACACGGTGTCCCCATCACGATTCGGGCCCAGAAAGAAGGCATCACGCCCCAGGAAGTTGTTGATAAGTATTACACCCAGATCAGTAAATCGTTCGCGGATTTCGGGATCAACTTTGACATTTATTCCCGTACCTCCAAGCCGGTACACCACGAAATGTCGCAGGATATTTTCCTACAATTGTACAACCAAGGCAAATTTGTGGAGGAAGTTACCGAGCAGTATTACGACGAAAAAGCGGGTCAGTTTCTGGCCGATCGCTATATCGTGGGAACCTGCCCCGTATGCGGCAACGAAAACGCCTACGGTGACCAGTGCGAACGTTGTGGCAGTACGCTGAGTCCTCGGGAACTGATTAATCCCCGCTCGATGCTGTCTGGTGAAACGCCGATTCTGAAAGCGACCAAGAACTGGAACCTTCCCCTCGACGCCATGCAGCCCGAGTTGGAAGCCTACGTGGCCAGTCACCCCGAATGGAAAACCAACGTGGCTGGACAGGTACGCTCCTGGCTCAACGAAGGTCTGAAGCCCCGAGCGATGACGCGGGATCTGGACTGGGGCATCAAGGTACCCTTACCCGATGCGGAGGGCAAAGTGATGTACGTTTGGTTTGATGCTCCCATTGGTTACATCACCTTTACGAAAGAACTGAAGCGCGATGATTGGGAAAAATGGTGGAAAGCCGACGATACGCGACTGGTTCACTTCATCGGAAAAGATAACATTGTCTTCCATTGCCTGATTTTCCCAGCGATGCTGATGGCCGATGGACGGTTTATTCCTGGTGCGGATAATGTACCGGCCAATGAGTTCATGAACCTGGAAGGTGATAAAATCTCGACCTCCCGGAACTGGGCCGTCTGGCTGCACGAGTACCTGGAAGACATGCCCGGCAAGCAGGATGTACTTCGGTATGTACTGATTGCCAATGCTCCCGAAACGAAAGATTCAGAGTTTACCTGGAAAGATTACCAGACACGAAACAACTCCGAGCTGGTTGGAATCCTGGGTAACTTCGTGAATCGTGCCTTGGTACTAACGGAAAAAAACTTCGGACCGGCCGTACCCGCTCGGGGCGAGCTGACCGAAGTGGATCAGAAAATGCTGGACGATCTGGCTCAGTACCCCGCCCGCATCGCTGATTCGCTGGAAAACTTCCGCCTCCGCGAAGGTTTGAGTTTGTTCATGGAAGTAGCCCGATTGGGTAATCAGTATTTAGCAGCAACTGAGCCCTGGAAAGTACTGAAGGAAAATCCAGATCGGGCCGCTACGATTTTAAACCTGGGCCTACAGTTAACGGCTACCCTGGCGATTCTGGCGGAACCCTTCCTGCCTTTCACGGCGGAAAAACTGCGGAATACACTACATTTCGCCGAGGCGGATTGGTCCAAAGCAGGTCACCTGAATCTGCTACCTGAGGGTCACGTGATTGAAAACACGGGTCTTCTGTTCGAAAAAATCGAAGACTCTGTGATTGAAGCTCAGGTTCAGAAATTACTGAATACGAAGAAAATGAACGAACTGGCCTCCAAAACGCCCGCTCCCGCGAAAGAATCGGTTACCTATGACGACTTCGCTAAACTCGATATCCGCGTAGCTACGATTACGGCCGCCGAAGCCGTCCCCAAATCCAAAAAGTTATTGAAACTAACGCTGGATACGGGATTGGATACGCGAACAGTGGTGAGTGGTATTGCCGAACACTTTTCACCCGAGGCTATCGTTGGTCAGCAGGTGTCGCTGCTGGTAAACCTGGCTCCGCGTAAGATGATGGGCATCGAATCCCAGGGAATGATTCTGATGGCGGAAGACCGGGATGGTAAGTTACAGTTTATCCGTCCGGGCGAGCCCGTCTGGAATGGTGGTACCATCTCCTAA